A section of the Streptomyces xinghaiensis S187 genome encodes:
- a CDS encoding MarR family winged helix-turn-helix transcriptional regulator, with the protein MASRSTDPLTLEVVELIAAVVARYHEEYEDAAAEHHLTGAQARLLGLLSLEPLPMRRIAQRLKCEPSNVTGIVDRLEARGLVERRPDPADRRVKLAATTAEGRATARRLRDSLDFAREPLAALSAEQRTLLRDLLRRMLGVEA; encoded by the coding sequence ATGGCCTCACGCAGCACGGACCCCCTGACCCTCGAGGTCGTCGAGCTCATCGCCGCCGTCGTGGCCCGCTACCACGAGGAGTACGAGGACGCCGCGGCCGAGCACCACCTCACCGGCGCCCAGGCCCGGCTGCTCGGCCTGCTCTCCCTGGAACCGCTCCCGATGCGGCGGATCGCGCAGCGGCTGAAGTGCGAGCCGTCCAACGTCACCGGCATCGTCGACCGGCTGGAGGCCCGCGGCCTCGTCGAACGCCGCCCCGACCCGGCCGACCGCCGCGTCAAACTGGCCGCCACCACCGCCGAGGGCCGCGCCACCGCCCGCCGCCTCCGCGACTCCCTCGACTTCGCCCGCGAACCCCTGGCCGCCCTGTCGGCGGAGCAACGCACCCTCCTCCGCGACCTCCTGCGGCGGATGCTGGGTGTGGAGGCCTGA
- a CDS encoding NADP-dependent oxidoreductase, with protein MPEQPAPSGLPRAGRAWHLVARPHGVPVPEDFALREIPVTEPGPGRILVRNLRLSVDPYMRGRMNDVKSYVPPFQLDAPMDGGAVGEVVASEADGFAVGDHVLHGLGWREYAVVKAEHATRVDPAVAPLSAYLGVLGMPGLTAYAGLLEVASFQEGDAVFVSGAAGAVGSLVGQIARLKGASRVIGSAGSDEKVRALTEEYGFDAAFNYKNGPVGEQLKEAAPDGIDVYFDNVGGEHLEAAISSLRVHGRVAVCGMISQYNATEPSPAPRNLAQVIGKRLRIQGMLVSDHQALQPRFVEEVGGWIRSGDLHHPETVVHGIDHAVDAFLGMLRGENTGKMIVSLDG; from the coding sequence ATGCCGGAACAGCCCGCCCCGTCCGGACTGCCGCGAGCCGGCCGCGCCTGGCATCTGGTGGCACGGCCGCACGGTGTGCCGGTCCCGGAGGACTTCGCGCTGCGGGAGATCCCCGTCACGGAGCCCGGCCCCGGCCGGATCCTGGTCCGGAATCTGCGTCTGTCGGTCGACCCCTACATGCGCGGCCGGATGAACGACGTCAAGTCGTACGTCCCGCCCTTCCAGCTGGACGCGCCCATGGACGGCGGCGCCGTCGGCGAGGTCGTCGCCTCGGAGGCGGACGGGTTCGCCGTGGGGGACCACGTACTGCACGGGCTGGGCTGGCGCGAGTACGCCGTCGTGAAGGCCGAGCACGCCACCAGGGTGGACCCGGCCGTCGCTCCGCTCAGCGCCTATCTCGGCGTGCTCGGCATGCCCGGCCTGACCGCCTATGCCGGGCTGCTGGAGGTCGCCTCCTTCCAGGAGGGTGACGCGGTCTTCGTCTCCGGCGCGGCCGGCGCCGTCGGCAGCCTGGTCGGTCAGATCGCCCGGCTCAAGGGCGCCTCCCGCGTCATCGGCAGCGCCGGCTCGGACGAGAAGGTGCGGGCCCTGACCGAGGAGTACGGCTTCGACGCCGCGTTCAACTACAAGAACGGCCCGGTGGGGGAGCAGTTGAAGGAGGCGGCGCCGGACGGCATCGACGTCTACTTCGACAACGTCGGCGGCGAGCACCTGGAGGCGGCGATCAGCTCCCTCAGGGTCCACGGCCGCGTGGCCGTCTGCGGAATGATCTCCCAGTACAACGCCACCGAGCCGTCGCCCGCCCCGCGCAATCTCGCCCAGGTCATCGGCAAGCGGCTCCGCATCCAGGGGATGCTCGTCAGCGACCACCAGGCGTTGCAGCCGCGGTTCGTCGAGGAGGTCGGCGGCTGGATCCGGTCCGGCGATCTCCACCACCCCGAGACCGTCGTGCACGGCATTGACCACGCCGTCGACGCTTTCCTGGGCATGCTGCGCGGCGAGAACACCGGGAAGATGATCGTCAGTCTCGACGGCTGA
- a CDS encoding organic hydroperoxide resistance protein — protein MSVQTVDVLYTAIATAEGGRDGRVATDDGKLDVVVNPPKELGGSGAGTNPEQLFAAGFSACFQSALGVVARQRKADITGSRVTAKVGIGKAGAGFGLEVELVVSIPGADEATVRELTEAAHEVCPYSNATRGNIKVGLTVA, from the coding sequence ATGTCCGTCCAGACCGTCGACGTTCTGTACACCGCGATAGCCACCGCCGAGGGAGGGCGCGACGGCCGGGTCGCCACCGACGACGGCAAGCTCGACGTGGTCGTCAACCCGCCCAAGGAGCTGGGCGGGAGCGGTGCGGGCACCAACCCCGAGCAGCTCTTCGCCGCCGGGTTCAGCGCCTGCTTCCAGAGCGCGCTGGGTGTGGTCGCCCGGCAGCGGAAGGCCGACATCACCGGCTCGCGCGTGACGGCGAAGGTCGGCATCGGCAAGGCCGGGGCCGGTTTCGGCCTGGAGGTCGAACTGGTCGTCTCCATTCCGGGCGCGGACGAGGCGACGGTCCGCGAACTGACCGAGGCCGCGCACGAGGTCTGCCCGTACTCCAACGCCACCCGCGGCAACATCAAGGTCGGGCTCACCGTCGCCTGA
- a CDS encoding EI24 domain-containing protein: protein MRDLGVGFGYLAKGQRWVSRRGSRMKTGLLLPPLITLALYVAALVVLGFWADDITAWATPFADDWGSPWQGLLRGTLTALLFVGGLFFAVVTFAAVTLLVGQPFYEALAEQVDESEGGAPAGPELPLWRELVISARDSLRVLFWVAVFGLSLFVLGFVPVVGQTVVPVAGVCVSGFFLTVELAGVAFARRGLPIKGRFRLLRGRMMLTLGFGVPLALAFLVPVVAVFLMPGAVAGATLLARDLLPPEEEPPGSGAGEPGTADPARPAPPAWPPAPSAG from the coding sequence ATGCGTGATCTCGGGGTGGGTTTCGGCTATTTGGCCAAGGGCCAGCGGTGGGTGAGCCGGCGTGGCAGCCGGATGAAGACGGGGCTGCTGCTGCCGCCGCTCATCACCCTGGCGCTGTATGTGGCGGCGCTGGTCGTCCTCGGCTTCTGGGCCGACGACATCACCGCCTGGGCCACCCCGTTCGCCGATGACTGGGGCTCGCCCTGGCAGGGGCTTCTCCGTGGCACGCTCACCGCGCTGCTCTTCGTCGGCGGGCTGTTCTTCGCGGTGGTGACGTTCGCCGCGGTGACCCTCCTCGTCGGCCAGCCGTTCTACGAAGCCCTGGCCGAGCAGGTGGACGAGTCCGAGGGCGGCGCCCCGGCGGGGCCCGAACTGCCGCTCTGGCGCGAGCTGGTGATCTCGGCGCGGGACAGTCTGCGGGTGCTCTTCTGGGTCGCCGTCTTCGGGCTGTCCCTGTTCGTGCTGGGCTTCGTGCCCGTCGTCGGGCAGACCGTCGTGCCCGTGGCCGGTGTCTGCGTCTCGGGGTTCTTCCTCACCGTCGAGCTGGCCGGAGTGGCGTTCGCGCGCCGCGGCCTCCCGATCAAGGGGCGGTTCCGGCTGCTGCGCGGCCGGATGATGCTCACCCTCGGCTTCGGTGTGCCGCTGGCGCTGGCCTTCCTCGTCCCGGTCGTCGCCGTCTTCCTGATGCCGGGCGCGGTGGCGGGGGCGACCCTCCTCGCCCGCGACCTGCTGCCGCCCGAGGAGGAGCCGCCGGGCTCCGGGGCCGGCGAGCCGGGCACGGCGGATCCGGCCCGGCCCGCGCCCCCGGCCTGGCCCCCGGCGCCGTCGGCCGGCTGA
- a CDS encoding extracellular solute-binding protein has translation MQQSSRTSRSRRSVLTGLGALAAAGTLGTASSGCAAPSAAGADRTRLRFWHLFGGGDGVNMQTMLDAYRAEHPHIGLEAATLQWGAPYYTKLGMAGAGGRAPEVAALHLTRLPGFAPGRLLDPFDLGLLAEHGVRPQDFPEDIWRRGSVDGEQYAVPLDTHPLVLFYNLEICKKTGLLGDDGKLRPISGAREFTEALRAVKKTTGRPALAMETMGADTVGPWRLFAAFYSQTGGTVLDDTGTRITIDDAKALRVLEWMRSLVDEGLAIHRVDYQGGVGAFNTQRTAFLINGEWEVSTFLTTKIPFSMTRIPDLFGRASTFADCHTFVLPHQAGRGGASNEAAHAFVAWLLKHTVEWAKGGHVPAYLPTLEKPEYLELTPQSEYRSVLDDVALDPPAWFAGSASSMQIELGAVFSGVLTGSRSPQGGLAEAKRRLRKLLDTPNPFGGAA, from the coding sequence ATGCAGCAGAGTTCACGAACTTCACGGAGCCGCAGAAGCGTGCTCACCGGCCTCGGTGCCCTCGCCGCGGCCGGCACCCTGGGAACCGCCTCCTCCGGCTGCGCGGCCCCCTCGGCCGCCGGCGCCGACCGCACCCGCCTGCGCTTCTGGCATCTCTTCGGCGGGGGTGACGGCGTCAACATGCAGACCATGCTGGACGCCTACCGCGCCGAACACCCCCACATCGGCCTGGAGGCCGCCACCCTCCAGTGGGGCGCGCCGTACTACACCAAACTCGGCATGGCCGGTGCCGGCGGACGGGCCCCGGAGGTGGCCGCCCTCCACCTCACCCGTCTCCCCGGCTTCGCCCCGGGCCGGCTCCTCGACCCCTTCGACCTCGGCCTCCTCGCCGAACACGGCGTCCGCCCGCAGGACTTCCCCGAGGACATCTGGCGCCGGGGCTCCGTGGACGGCGAGCAGTACGCCGTCCCACTCGACACCCACCCCCTGGTGCTCTTCTACAACCTGGAGATCTGCAAGAAGACCGGCCTCCTCGGCGACGACGGCAAGCTCCGGCCCATCAGCGGCGCCCGGGAGTTCACCGAAGCCCTGCGCGCCGTCAAGAAGACCACCGGCCGTCCCGCCCTCGCCATGGAGACCATGGGCGCCGACACCGTCGGCCCCTGGCGGCTCTTCGCCGCCTTCTACTCCCAGACCGGCGGCACCGTCCTCGACGACACCGGCACCCGCATCACCATCGACGACGCCAAGGCCCTGCGGGTCCTGGAGTGGATGCGCTCCCTCGTCGACGAGGGGCTGGCCATCCACCGGGTCGACTACCAGGGCGGCGTCGGCGCCTTCAACACCCAGCGGACCGCCTTCCTCATCAACGGGGAGTGGGAGGTCAGCACCTTCCTCACCACGAAGATCCCCTTCTCCATGACCCGGATCCCGGACCTCTTCGGCCGGGCCTCCACCTTCGCCGACTGCCACACCTTCGTCCTCCCGCACCAGGCCGGCCGCGGCGGCGCGAGCAACGAGGCCGCCCACGCCTTCGTCGCCTGGCTGCTGAAACACACCGTGGAGTGGGCCAAGGGCGGCCACGTCCCCGCCTATCTGCCCACCCTGGAGAAACCGGAGTACCTGGAGCTCACCCCGCAGTCCGAGTACCGCTCCGTCCTGGACGACGTGGCGCTCGACCCGCCCGCCTGGTTCGCCGGCTCCGCCTCCTCCATGCAGATCGAACTCGGCGCCGTCTTCTCCGGCGTGCTCACCGGCTCCCGCAGCCCGCAGGGCGGCCTCGCCGAGGCGAAGAGACGGCTGCGGAAACTCCTCGACACCCCGAACCCCTTCGGAGGCGCGGCATGA
- a CDS encoding carbohydrate ABC transporter permease, whose amino-acid sequence MTTTSAVPPAAPAAEARAGTTGPVRSVRHQWTEHGLLFTAPFLLVYALFLVWPLLYGVKMSLGDDNIAGTESEFIGLDNYAEALTDPNVWSSLWNTLWFTALSTVPLVVLGLVLALLAHELRVVQWLWRLSWFAPFLLPSGVVCLLWLWMIYPSDFGLADLLLGAAGLDPDIGWLSDTRYAMLSIVLTTVWWTVGFNFLLYLAGLQSIPQHLYEAAEIDGAGPWHRLWHITLPSLRRTTFVVLVLQLLASLKIFDQVYIMTGGGPDESTRPILQYVYQAGFTGYRIGYASAVSYVFFALIVVVSLVQLRLSRRASEENDR is encoded by the coding sequence ATGACCACCACCTCCGCCGTACCGCCCGCCGCGCCCGCCGCCGAGGCCCGGGCCGGGACCACGGGCCCCGTACGGTCCGTCCGCCACCAGTGGACCGAGCACGGGCTGCTCTTCACCGCGCCGTTCCTCCTCGTCTACGCCCTCTTCCTGGTCTGGCCGCTGCTCTACGGCGTCAAGATGAGCCTCGGCGACGACAACATCGCCGGCACCGAGTCGGAGTTCATCGGGCTGGACAACTACGCCGAGGCGCTGACCGACCCGAACGTCTGGTCCTCGCTCTGGAACACCCTCTGGTTCACCGCCCTCAGCACCGTCCCGCTCGTCGTGCTGGGGCTCGTCCTCGCGCTGCTCGCCCACGAGCTGCGGGTGGTGCAGTGGCTGTGGCGGCTCTCCTGGTTCGCGCCGTTCCTGCTGCCCTCGGGCGTCGTCTGCCTGCTGTGGCTGTGGATGATCTACCCGTCCGACTTCGGCCTGGCCGACCTGCTGCTGGGCGCCGCCGGGCTCGACCCGGACATCGGCTGGCTCAGCGACACCCGCTACGCGATGCTCTCCATCGTCCTCACCACCGTGTGGTGGACCGTCGGCTTCAACTTCCTGCTCTACCTCGCCGGACTCCAGTCCATCCCGCAGCATCTCTACGAGGCCGCCGAGATCGACGGCGCCGGGCCCTGGCACCGGCTGTGGCACATCACCCTGCCGAGCCTGCGCCGCACCACCTTCGTCGTGCTGGTGCTCCAGCTGCTGGCCTCGCTCAAGATCTTCGACCAGGTCTACATCATGACCGGCGGCGGCCCCGACGAGTCCACCCGGCCGATCCTCCAGTACGTCTACCAGGCCGGCTTCACCGGCTACCGGATCGGCTACGCCTCCGCCGTCTCCTACGTGTTCTTCGCCCTGATCGTCGTCGTCTCGCTGGTCCAGCTGCGGCTGTCCCGGCGCGCCAGTGAGGAGAATGACCGGTGA
- a CDS encoding carbohydrate ABC transporter permease: MDGTTVAGAPVPGAAAGPGTGGGRTPRWTRGRIALLALALLLAVAWLLPLAWAVATSLKPASETTKTTLEWVGSTITFEAYGEVWASGDLARWMFNSAYIAVMTTLLTVTTCAMAAYGFARTEFRGRRVLYGIVLAGIMVPPQVLIAPLFAEMVRLRLVDTYWGVILPQVAVPAMVFILVKFFQGVPRELEEAAFCDGAGRWRVFWQIVLPLSRPVLAAVAIFTFISTWNNFLWPFLVTTDPAGMTLPVGLVNVQSTYGVRYAQVMASLVIAGLPLLVVFAIFQRQIVRGVAHTGLAGQ, encoded by the coding sequence GTGGACGGCACCACCGTGGCCGGTGCCCCGGTGCCGGGCGCCGCCGCCGGGCCCGGGACCGGCGGGGGGCGCACGCCCCGCTGGACGCGGGGCCGGATCGCCCTGCTCGCCCTCGCCCTGCTGCTGGCCGTCGCCTGGCTGCTGCCGCTCGCCTGGGCCGTGGCCACCTCCCTCAAACCGGCGAGCGAGACGACGAAGACCACACTGGAGTGGGTCGGCTCCACCATCACCTTCGAGGCCTACGGCGAGGTGTGGGCGTCCGGCGACCTGGCCCGCTGGATGTTCAACTCCGCCTATATTGCGGTGATGACGACCCTCCTGACGGTCACCACCTGCGCGATGGCCGCCTACGGCTTCGCCCGCACCGAGTTCCGCGGCCGCCGCGTCCTCTACGGGATCGTGCTCGCCGGGATCATGGTGCCGCCGCAGGTGCTGATCGCCCCGCTCTTCGCCGAGATGGTGCGGCTGCGGCTCGTCGACACCTACTGGGGCGTGATCCTGCCGCAGGTCGCCGTGCCCGCCATGGTCTTCATCCTGGTGAAGTTCTTCCAGGGCGTGCCGCGCGAACTGGAGGAGGCCGCCTTCTGCGACGGCGCCGGGCGGTGGCGGGTCTTCTGGCAGATCGTGCTGCCGCTCTCCCGGCCCGTACTCGCCGCCGTCGCGATCTTCACCTTCATCTCCACCTGGAACAACTTCCTCTGGCCGTTCCTGGTGACCACCGACCCGGCCGGGATGACGCTGCCCGTCGGACTCGTCAACGTCCAGTCCACCTACGGCGTGCGCTACGCCCAGGTGATGGCCTCCCTCGTCATCGCCGGGCTGCCGCTGCTCGTCGTCTTCGCGATCTTCCAGCGCCAGATTGTCCGCGGCGTCGCCCATACGGGCCTCGCCGGCCAGTAG
- a CDS encoding arabinan endo-1,5-alpha-L-arabinosidase: protein MRRRRALLTTLPAALLLALLPSGATAYPNPGLVTGDVVVHDPTMIKTTDGRYVLYSTHGGLEARTSTDRTHFTRAGSAFTSLPSWWSEYSSERDPWAPDISYHNGAYWMYYAVSSFGSNHSAIGLAKSSTGLPGSWSDRGIVYRTSTSDNHNAIDPNLFVDDDGTWWLSFGSYWTGIKMIRLDPATGNRHSDRTVHSLATRPDDPRAVEAPQIVKRDGYYYLFASYDRCCAGTDSTYKIKVGRASGPTGPYTDRNGARMMDGGGTPVLETHGRYIGPGGQSVMQDSDGHVLVYHYYDRDDNGTPKLGINLLSWSGGWPTAY, encoded by the coding sequence ATGCGTCGCCGACGCGCTCTGCTCACCACCCTGCCCGCGGCCCTGCTGCTCGCCCTGCTGCCGTCGGGCGCCACCGCCTACCCCAACCCGGGGCTGGTCACCGGCGATGTCGTCGTCCACGACCCGACGATGATCAAGACCACCGACGGGCGCTACGTCCTCTACTCCACCCACGGCGGCCTGGAGGCCCGCACCTCCACCGACCGCACCCACTTCACCCGCGCCGGATCGGCCTTCACCAGCCTGCCGTCCTGGTGGTCGGAGTACTCCTCGGAGCGGGATCCCTGGGCGCCCGACATCTCGTACCACAACGGTGCCTACTGGATGTACTACGCCGTCTCCTCCTTCGGCTCCAACCACTCCGCCATCGGGCTGGCCAAGAGCTCCACCGGCCTGCCCGGCAGCTGGAGCGACCGCGGCATCGTGTACCGCACGAGCACGAGCGACAACCACAACGCCATCGACCCGAACCTCTTCGTGGACGACGACGGCACCTGGTGGCTGAGCTTCGGCTCCTACTGGACCGGGATCAAAATGATCCGCCTCGACCCCGCCACCGGGAACCGGCACAGCGACCGCACCGTGCACAGCCTCGCCACCCGGCCCGACGACCCCCGCGCCGTGGAGGCCCCGCAGATCGTCAAACGGGACGGGTACTACTACCTGTTCGCCTCGTACGACCGGTGCTGCGCCGGCACCGACTCCACCTACAAGATCAAGGTGGGCCGGGCGAGCGGCCCGACCGGCCCCTACACCGACCGGAACGGCGCGCGGATGATGGACGGCGGCGGCACGCCGGTGCTGGAGACCCACGGGCGTTACATCGGGCCCGGCGGGCAGTCCGTCATGCAGGACAGCGACGGGCATGTGCTCGTCTACCACTACTACGACCGCGACGACAACGGCACACCCAAGCTCGGCATCAACCTGCTGAGCTGGAGCGGCGGCTGGCCCACCGCGTACTGA
- a CDS encoding alpha-N-arabinofuranosidase yields MNDRTARITLDPAFAVGDVNPRLFGSFVEHLGRCVYTGVYEPGHPAADEAGLRTDVLELVRELGVTAIRYPGGNFVSGYKWEDGTGPAEDRPRRLDLAWRSTETNRFGLAEYMDFVMKAGGEPMMAVNLGTRGVAEALELQEYANHPGGTELSERRIAHGAKDPYGIRLWCLGNEMDGPWQTGHKTAEEYGRLAAETARAMRQIDPDVELVACGSSGQYMPTFAAWEATVLAECYDLVDHISLHAYYEEKDGDRDSFLASAVDMESFIENVIATCDHVGARLKSKKRINLSFDEWNVWYLSRFQEEAERNPGQWEEAPRLLEDNYSVTDAVVFGSLLIALLRHADRVTVACLAQLVNVIAPILTEPGGPAWRQTTFFPFAQASRYGRGRVLTVNPAGPVYETARYGEVPLLHATAVQDEETGAVTVFAVNRSQTEPLPLEAALHGLSVGRVAEHSVLADADPEARNTLVEPERVTPHAAGEGTELADGVLRTVLEPLSWNVIRLV; encoded by the coding sequence ATGAACGACCGCACCGCCCGCATCACCCTGGACCCCGCCTTCGCCGTCGGCGACGTCAACCCCCGCCTCTTCGGCTCCTTCGTCGAGCACCTGGGCCGCTGCGTCTACACGGGCGTGTACGAACCCGGCCACCCGGCCGCCGACGAGGCGGGGCTCCGCACCGACGTCCTCGAACTGGTCCGCGAGCTCGGCGTCACCGCCATCCGCTACCCCGGCGGCAACTTCGTCTCCGGCTACAAGTGGGAGGACGGCACCGGCCCCGCGGAGGACCGGCCGCGCCGCCTCGACCTCGCCTGGCGCTCCACCGAGACCAACCGCTTCGGTCTCGCCGAGTACATGGACTTCGTCATGAAGGCGGGCGGCGAGCCGATGATGGCCGTCAACCTCGGCACCCGCGGCGTCGCCGAGGCGCTCGAACTCCAGGAGTACGCCAACCACCCCGGCGGCACCGAGCTCTCCGAGCGCCGCATCGCGCACGGGGCGAAGGACCCGTACGGCATCCGCCTCTGGTGCCTGGGGAACGAGATGGACGGGCCCTGGCAGACCGGCCACAAGACGGCGGAGGAGTACGGCCGGCTGGCCGCCGAGACCGCCCGCGCCATGCGGCAGATCGACCCGGACGTGGAGCTGGTCGCCTGCGGCAGCTCCGGCCAGTACATGCCGACGTTCGCCGCCTGGGAGGCCACCGTCCTGGCGGAGTGCTACGACCTCGTCGACCACATCTCCCTGCACGCCTACTACGAGGAGAAGGACGGCGACCGGGACTCCTTCCTCGCCTCCGCCGTCGACATGGAGTCCTTCATCGAGAACGTGATCGCCACCTGCGACCACGTCGGCGCCCGGCTCAAGTCGAAGAAGCGCATCAACCTCTCCTTCGACGAGTGGAACGTCTGGTACCTCTCCCGCTTCCAGGAGGAGGCCGAGCGCAACCCCGGCCAGTGGGAGGAGGCGCCGCGGCTGCTGGAGGACAACTACAGCGTCACCGACGCCGTCGTCTTCGGCTCGCTGCTCATCGCGCTGCTCCGGCACGCGGACCGGGTGACCGTCGCCTGCCTCGCCCAGCTCGTCAACGTCATCGCCCCGATCCTCACCGAACCCGGCGGCCCAGCCTGGCGGCAGACCACCTTCTTCCCCTTCGCGCAGGCGTCGCGGTACGGACGCGGCCGGGTCCTGACGGTCAACCCGGCCGGACCGGTGTACGAGACCGCGCGCTACGGAGAGGTGCCGCTGCTGCACGCCACGGCGGTACAGGACGAGGAGACCGGGGCCGTCACCGTCTTCGCCGTCAACCGCAGCCAGACCGAACCGCTGCCCCTGGAGGCCGCGCTGCACGGCCTGTCCGTCGGACGGGTCGCGGAGCACAGCGTGCTGGCCGACGCCGACCCGGAGGCCCGCAACACCCTCGTCGAACCGGAACGCGTCACCCCGCACGCGGCGGGGGAGGGCACCGAGCTGGCGGACGGCGTGCTGCGCACGGTGCTGGAACCCCTGTCCTGGAACGTCATCCGCCTCGTCTGA
- a CDS encoding family 43 glycosylhydrolase, producing the protein MTGTAAGSATPAAPAAEGRPYTNPVKAQKGADPWIRYHDGHYYMISTSWTSELTMRKSPTLAGLSTAPSVRVWSDTTASRCCNMWAPEMHYQGGRWYLYYTAGQGIEDYGPTQRLHVLESAGSDPMGPYAYKARITHPSLDGWLIDGSLMEQGGRLYMLASAFTDGGTQNLVIAPMSNPYTVSGAFRTFSTPTHAWERSGDPVNEGPEVLRRGGRTFVVYSASGCWTPDYKLGQLELTGSDPLSAASWTKKPEPVFQRSDANSVYGPGHNGFFTSPDGTENWIVYHANDDSGDGCSNARTARAQKFTWNADGTPRFGTPVRLGTTLPGPSGETAATPAAYTLVNRNSGKCLDVEDGSTADGANVRQWTCNGADAQRWRIEDLGDDTSRLVNVAGGKVLDTADCSAEDGAGLRQWSWLDNTCQRFRLAVTDSGGWVRLINAASGKVADVADCSTADGADVRQWSWLDNACQQWQLKPVS; encoded by the coding sequence ATCACCGGCACCGCGGCGGGCTCCGCGACACCCGCCGCTCCCGCGGCGGAGGGCCGCCCGTACACCAACCCGGTCAAGGCGCAGAAGGGCGCCGACCCCTGGATCCGCTACCACGACGGCCACTACTACATGATCAGCACCTCGTGGACCTCCGAGCTGACCATGCGCAAGTCCCCCACCCTCGCCGGGCTCTCCACCGCACCCAGCGTGCGGGTGTGGTCCGACACCACGGCATCCCGCTGCTGCAACATGTGGGCACCGGAGATGCACTACCAAGGCGGCCGCTGGTACCTCTACTACACCGCCGGCCAGGGCATCGAGGACTACGGCCCGACCCAGCGGCTGCACGTCCTGGAGAGCGCCGGCTCCGACCCGATGGGCCCGTACGCCTACAAGGCCCGCATCACCCACCCCAGCCTGGACGGCTGGCTCATCGACGGCAGCCTGATGGAACAGGGCGGCCGCCTCTACATGCTGGCCAGCGCCTTCACCGACGGCGGCACCCAGAACCTCGTCATCGCGCCGATGAGCAACCCGTACACGGTCAGCGGCGCGTTCCGGACCTTCTCCACCCCCACCCACGCCTGGGAGCGCTCCGGCGACCCGGTCAACGAGGGCCCCGAGGTGCTGCGGCGCGGCGGCCGCACCTTCGTCGTCTACTCCGCCAGCGGCTGCTGGACCCCCGACTACAAGCTCGGGCAGCTCGAACTGACCGGCTCCGACCCGCTCAGCGCCGCCTCCTGGACGAAGAAGCCGGAGCCGGTCTTCCAGCGCAGTGACGCCAACAGCGTCTACGGCCCCGGCCACAACGGCTTCTTCACCTCGCCCGACGGCACGGAGAACTGGATCGTCTACCACGCCAACGACGACTCCGGCGACGGCTGCAGCAACGCCCGCACGGCCCGCGCCCAGAAGTTCACCTGGAACGCCGACGGCACCCCCCGCTTCGGCACCCCGGTCCGGCTGGGCACCACCCTCCCCGGCCCGTCCGGCGAGACGGCCGCCACCCCGGCCGCGTACACCCTCGTCAACCGCAACAGCGGCAAGTGCCTGGACGTGGAGGACGGTTCCACGGCCGACGGCGCGAATGTCCGCCAGTGGACGTGCAACGGCGCGGACGCCCAGCGCTGGCGGATCGAGGACCTCGGCGACGACACCAGCCGCCTGGTCAACGTGGCCGGCGGCAAGGTCCTGGACACCGCCGACTGCTCCGCGGAAGACGGCGCCGGACTGCGCCAGTGGTCCTGGCTGGACAACACCTGCCAGCGCTTCCGCCTCGCCGTCACGGACAGCGGCGGCTGGGTCCGGCTCATCAACGCGGCGAGCGGCAAGGTCGCGGACGTGGCGGACTGCTCCACGGCCGACGGGGCCGACGTCCGCCAGTGGTCCTGGCTGGACAACGCCTGCCAGCAGTGGCAGCTGAAGCCGGTCTCCTGA
- a CDS encoding ATP-binding protein: protein MEPHTYALCCPPQITVPKIARDFVTSVLRSLDLRHITDSAALCTSELVTNSYVHTNRGGDSGSGIGSLLWLVVEPTLVRISVYDANPSAPAPRSARDDDEGGRGLALVAALADAWGHVRGGPPGLTARQGKGVWCELGTLRA from the coding sequence ATGGAGCCCCACACCTACGCCCTGTGCTGTCCCCCGCAGATCACCGTGCCGAAGATCGCCCGCGACTTCGTGACGAGCGTCCTGCGCTCCCTGGACCTGCGGCACATCACCGACAGCGCGGCTCTGTGCACCTCCGAACTGGTCACCAACTCCTATGTGCACACCAACCGGGGCGGGGACTCCGGCTCCGGCATCGGCTCCCTGCTGTGGCTGGTGGTCGAGCCGACCCTCGTACGGATCAGCGTCTACGACGCCAACCCGTCCGCCCCCGCCCCGCGCAGCGCCCGGGACGACGACGAGGGGGGCCGCGGCCTCGCCCTGGTAGCCGCCCTCGCCGACGCCTGGGGCCACGTACGGGGAGGCCCGCCCGGCCTCACCGCACGCCAGGGCAAGGGCGTCTGGTGCGAACTGGGCACCCTCCGGGCATGA